One Natrinema marinum genomic window carries:
- a CDS encoding DUF2334 domain-containing protein, translating into MAVGKDEAGDRTCPRCGSAAVTRQRVIEHEPCGAIKPEPVFCTADGIVCPDCGERCREVAFIDGDRPWTCGDCGHTFGTSRAETADGETAWQRDATVVLERARSRIAATPSPVNGAGRGRRMLVVVVAVLLVSAAAIAAIGPATFRPEPVATETVPASNPVADGSETDDAVEDGERGRSEETAWQSYRSIVIFRNDDVQTGYRADAMHAVDRVFIEENVPVTQGVIPPLEDDRSSRELCSYLREQADAHPETFEYALHGYTHDRRTGFHGGSEFGGLPPERQQELLQEGTAALESCVGQPPTTFVPPFNTYDEATASTLAEHGYAAVSGGEWFTRAYFNETGPFAANGILHLPNTHSFVRNWTTNEFYSQRTLERRFDDAYRDGDLYVQMLHYPTFTSEEKLRRLRGLIDHAKSKGDVAFMTVGEFARKYERGRLERTETGWRVEESVDSGEPISDEASVTENGTSAGGHAHPPGGTDSTDRSRDVVSEGGPQVTIRARGEP; encoded by the coding sequence ATGGCAGTGGGGAAAGACGAGGCAGGGGATCGGACGTGTCCGCGCTGTGGATCGGCTGCCGTGACACGCCAGCGAGTGATCGAACACGAGCCGTGCGGGGCAATCAAACCGGAACCGGTGTTCTGTACGGCCGACGGCATCGTCTGCCCGGACTGCGGCGAGCGGTGTCGCGAGGTCGCGTTCATCGACGGCGACCGTCCGTGGACGTGTGGGGACTGCGGGCACACCTTCGGCACGAGCCGAGCGGAGACGGCGGACGGCGAGACGGCGTGGCAACGAGACGCCACGGTCGTCCTCGAGCGCGCGCGGTCACGGATCGCAGCGACGCCGTCGCCCGTAAACGGGGCCGGCCGGGGTCGGCGGATGCTGGTCGTGGTCGTCGCCGTCTTGCTCGTCTCCGCGGCGGCCATCGCGGCGATCGGGCCCGCGACGTTCCGACCGGAACCCGTCGCGACCGAGACCGTGCCCGCGTCGAATCCGGTCGCGGACGGTTCCGAAACGGACGACGCGGTAGAAGACGGCGAGCGGGGACGGTCGGAAGAGACGGCCTGGCAGTCGTACAGATCGATCGTCATCTTCCGAAACGACGACGTACAGACGGGCTATCGAGCCGACGCGATGCACGCCGTCGATCGAGTATTCATCGAGGAGAACGTTCCCGTGACCCAGGGCGTGATTCCCCCGCTCGAGGACGACCGCTCGAGCCGCGAGCTTTGCAGCTACCTCCGCGAGCAGGCGGACGCACATCCAGAGACATTCGAGTACGCGCTTCACGGGTACACACACGACCGACGGACCGGGTTCCACGGCGGTAGCGAGTTCGGCGGCCTGCCGCCAGAGCGCCAGCAGGAGTTGCTTCAGGAGGGGACGGCGGCACTCGAGTCCTGCGTCGGGCAACCGCCGACGACGTTCGTCCCGCCGTTTAACACCTACGACGAGGCGACTGCGAGCACGCTCGCCGAGCACGGATACGCGGCCGTCTCCGGCGGCGAATGGTTCACGCGCGCGTATTTCAACGAAACCGGCCCGTTCGCGGCGAACGGGATCCTCCACCTTCCGAACACCCACTCGTTCGTCCGAAACTGGACGACCAACGAGTTCTACTCGCAGCGCACCCTCGAGCGGCGGTTCGACGACGCGTACCGGGACGGCGACCTCTACGTGCAGATGCTCCACTACCCGACGTTCACGTCCGAAGAGAAACTGCGTCGGCTCCGCGGACTCATCGACCACGCGAAATCGAAAGGCGACGTGGCGTTCATGACGGTCGGCGAGTTCGCCCGCAAGTACGAACGCGGGCGACTCGAGCGGACCGAAACCGGCTGGCGAGTCGAGGAGTCGGTCGACAGCGGCGAACCGATCTCGGACGAGGCGTCGGTCACGGAGAACGGGACGAGCGCCGGCGGGCACGCGCATCCGCCCGGCGGAACCGATTCGACGGACCGAAGTCGCGATGTCGTGAGCGAGGGCGGCCCGCAGGTTACCATCCGCGCACGCGGAGAACCATGA
- a CDS encoding glycosyltransferase family 2 protein translates to MTERVTARTFGLLLLCLATAVPYGLLVRLLSTETVFAIALYVAVFAAYLAWSWYVVERRPAYRHRFSPTALGLALGCCTVAVVLLGWVAPTAVALVHLGALVVVFGCWAIPFAALAHALTGSEYDDVAEFPSITILVPAYNEEGYVGRTVASLLEANYPAEKEIIVVDDGSTDGTHEEAGRYGAENVTVVSKDNGGKYSALNYGLLFAEGEVVVTVDADSIVETNALREIVAPLAADPAVGAVAGNVRAFNRDSFVTRCQAIEYVLSINLFRRVYDQFGAVPIVPGCLGAYRRAALEEVEAYDPHTLTEDFDTTMKVLARGYEVRFSEAVVYTEAPDTWRDLYRQRLRWYRGNVMTLRKHLFGSTPPGNRYVDRIHVPLAVITMLFTPVASWLVLGVIAYIVVTGGHTAILPILVTYTVLVVLLTALALGIEGESYWYLGYAPLFVLGYKHVNDLVMVKSIVDVVGGTDLDWTNVSRIDQRESTSTELPSEPASADLSSEPSSNRQGD, encoded by the coding sequence ATGACTGAGCGCGTTACCGCCCGGACCTTCGGCCTGCTCTTGCTCTGTCTCGCGACCGCCGTCCCGTACGGGCTGCTCGTCCGCTTGCTATCGACCGAGACAGTCTTCGCGATCGCGCTGTACGTCGCCGTGTTCGCGGCGTATCTCGCCTGGTCGTGGTACGTCGTGGAGCGCCGGCCCGCGTATCGTCACCGCTTCTCGCCGACGGCGCTCGGGCTGGCCCTCGGCTGTTGTACCGTCGCGGTCGTCCTGCTCGGCTGGGTGGCGCCGACCGCCGTCGCGCTCGTCCATCTCGGCGCGCTCGTCGTCGTCTTCGGCTGCTGGGCGATCCCGTTTGCGGCCCTCGCTCACGCGCTGACCGGCAGCGAGTACGACGACGTTGCCGAGTTCCCATCGATCACGATCCTCGTCCCGGCGTACAACGAGGAGGGGTACGTCGGCCGGACGGTGGCGAGCCTGCTCGAGGCGAACTATCCGGCCGAAAAGGAGATCATCGTCGTCGACGACGGCAGCACGGACGGGACTCACGAGGAGGCCGGCCGCTACGGGGCCGAAAACGTGACCGTCGTCTCGAAGGACAACGGCGGGAAGTACTCCGCGCTCAACTACGGCCTCCTCTTCGCCGAGGGGGAGGTCGTCGTGACCGTCGACGCCGACAGCATCGTCGAGACGAACGCGCTCCGCGAGATCGTCGCGCCGCTCGCCGCGGACCCTGCGGTCGGTGCGGTCGCGGGCAACGTCCGCGCGTTCAATCGGGACTCGTTCGTGACCAGATGCCAGGCGATCGAGTACGTCCTCAGCATCAACCTCTTCCGGCGGGTGTACGACCAGTTCGGCGCCGTTCCCATCGTGCCGGGCTGTCTGGGCGCGTACCGCCGGGCCGCACTCGAGGAGGTCGAGGCGTACGACCCCCACACCCTGACCGAGGACTTCGATACGACGATGAAAGTGCTGGCGAGGGGCTACGAGGTCCGCTTCAGCGAGGCGGTCGTGTACACCGAAGCGCCCGACACGTGGCGCGACCTCTACCGGCAGCGTCTCCGGTGGTACCGCGGCAACGTGATGACGCTGCGAAAGCACCTGTTCGGCAGCACGCCGCCGGGGAACCGGTACGTCGATCGAATCCACGTCCCGCTTGCGGTGATCACGATGCTCTTTACGCCCGTCGCGAGCTGGCTCGTGCTCGGCGTCATCGCGTACATCGTGGTGACTGGCGGCCACACGGCGATCCTTCCGATACTCGTGACGTACACGGTCCTCGTCGTGCTCCTGACGGCGCTCGCGCTCGGGATCGAGGGCGAGAGCTACTGGTATCTCGGCTACGCGCCGCTGTTCGTCCTGGGCTACAAGCACGTCAACGACCTCGTCATGGTCAAGAGCATCGTCGACGTCGTCGGCGGGACGGACCTGGACTGGACGAACGTGTCGCGGATCGACCAGCGAGAGTCGACATCGACCGAACTCCCCAGCGAACCGGCATCGGCTGACCTTTCCAGCGAACCGTCGTCGAACCGGCAGGGCGATTGA